The Phyllopteryx taeniolatus isolate TA_2022b chromosome 9, UOR_Ptae_1.2, whole genome shotgun sequence genome contains a region encoding:
- the padi2 gene encoding protein-arginine deiminase type-2 isoform X1 → MFQQTSTIYSFDKKTHGQAEYQRTLRLDAESAQKVLYVRGTTLKANLGRSAPPNSAFFSVKCTPNIQCSIVPPIQATSHLSPISLDGKSLLLISMSSASQHENDSKLTVRYYGQDKEVLSNAILHLTAIEISLDVDADRDGVVEKNNPNKGSWKWGPDGLGAILLVNCDSERSYSKRLDTEVDYISKLSDLRDMSEMVLRTRGPAKLPAGYKLTMHISQGDAESVRVYRPRPRSYGNFLPGVSGGFTRVLTSQVLSGEVPYLGGVAETSFYVEGLRFPDKDFDGLVSINLSLLEPICRGLPETPIFTDTVVFRVAPWIMTPNTLKPVEVFVCSTSDNYGFLKGMKSLVAGSGYKLNICHEYMNRGDRWMQDELEFGYIEAPHHRFPVVLDSPRDGKLVDFPYNELLGPDFGYVTRVALRKDVSSLDSFGNLEVSPPVTVNGKAYPLGRIIIGVAFPTATKGRNMTKVVQDFLWAQKVQEPIALFSDWLVVGHVDEFMTFVPAPDRKGFRLLLASPDAGYKLFRGLKNNGHGQAKLFEGRSDQVPITVDDVLEDEAFQAENNYVQSCIDWNRDVLKRELGLDDADIIDLPILFKLEQDVDHEFRAVAFYPDMVNMIVLGQSLGIPKPFGPKVNDRCALEAEMCSLMEGLGLTCTFIDDFASYHRLLGEVHCGSNVRREAFEFKWWDLDL, encoded by the exons ATGTTTCAACAAACCTCTACAATCTATTCTTTTGACAAGAAGACACACGGACAAGCAGAATATCAACGCACCCTTCGTTTGGACGCAGAAAGCGCCCAGAAAGTGCTGTATGTGCGGGGGACCACCTTGAAGGCGAACCTGGGCAG GAGCGCGCCTCCCAACTCCGCATTCTTCTCAGTCAAATGCACCCCCAACATTCAGTGCAGCATCGTCCCGCCTATCCAGGCGACCTCTCACCTCTCCCCCATCTCCCTCGATGGAAAGTCATTGCTGCTCATCTCCATGAGCAGTGCCAGCCAACATGAGAACGACAGCAAG cTGACTGTCCGATACTACGGGCAGGATAAAGAAGTTTTGAGCAATGCCATCCTGCACCTGACGGCAATTG AGATCTCGCTCGACGTGGATGCCGACCGAGATGGCGTTGTggagaaaaacaaccccaataAG GGATCTTGGAAGTGGGGTCCCGATGGGCTTGGAGCCATCCTATTGGTCAACTGTGACTCGGAGAGAAGCTATTCCAAGAGACTCGACACGGAGGTGGACTACATCTCCAAGCTGTCAG ATCTGCGGGACATGTCCGAGATGGTGCTGCGGACGCGAGGCCCCGCCAAGCTCCCGGCGGGCTACAAGCTCACCATGCACATCTCTCAGGGAGATGCGGAGAGCGTCAGGGTGTACAGGCCCAGGCCTCGCTCCTACGGCAACTTCCTgc CCGGCGTATCGGGCGGCTTTACGAGAGTGCTGACCAGCCAGGTGTTGTCCGGCGAGGTGCCGTACCTCGGGGGTGTGGCCGAGACTAGCTTTTACGTGGAGGGTCTCAGGTTTCCGGACAAGGACTTTGACGGGCTCGTCAGTATCAACCTCAGCCTGCTGGAGCCCATTTGTAGA GGTCTTCCCGAGACCCCCATTTTCACCGACACCGTCGTGTTCCGAGTGGCGCCGTGGATCATGACGCCAAACACCCTGAAGCCTGTTGAGGTGTTTGTGtgcag CACGTCGGATAACTACGGCTTCCTGAAAGGAATGAAGAGTCTCGTGGCCGGCAGCGGCTACAAACTCAACATCTGTCACGAGTATATGAACAGAGGCGACCGCTGGATGCAA GATGAGCTGGAGTTTGGCTACATCGAAGCGCCGCATCACCGCTTTCCCGTGGTCCTGGATTCCCCCAGAGATGGAAAACTCGTGGACTTTCCGTACAATGAGCTACTG GGCCCCGACTTTGGCTACGTGACGAGAGTGGCCTTGAGGAAAGACGTGAGCAGTCTGGACTCGTTCGGCAATCTGGAGGTCAGTCCTCCCGTCACGGTCAACGGGAAAGCGTATCCGTTGGGAAGGATCATCATCGGCGTGGCATTTCCCAC AGCCACCAAAGGACGGAACATGACCAAAGTGGTTCAAGACTTCCTGTGGGCACAGAAGGTCCAAGAACCCATCGCCTTGTTTTCTGACTGGCTGGTTGTCGGCCACGTGGACGAATTCATGACGTTTGTTCCCGCGCCAGACAGGAAG GGCTTTCGGCTGCTGCTGGCCAGTCCAGATGCGGGCTACAAGCTATTCAGAGGCCTAAAGAACAACGGTCACGGACAGGCCAAACTCTTCGAGG GGCGGAGTGACCAAGTGCCAATCACAGTGGACGACGTACTTGAAGACGAAGCTTTCCAAGCTGAGAACAACTACGTTCAG AGCTGCATCGACTGGAACCGAGACGTGCTGAAGCGAGAGCTGGGCCTGGACGACGCCGACATCATCGACCTGCCCATCCTCTTCAAGTTGGAACAGGACGTTGACCACGAGTTCCGAGCCGTGGCCTTCTACCCCGACATG GTCAACATGATCGTGCTGGGGCAAAGCCTGGGCATTCCCAAGCCCTTCGGTCCCAAGGTGAACGACCGCTGCGCCCTGGAGGCGGAGATGTGCTCCCTGATGGAGGGCCTGGGACTCACCTGCACCTTCATCGACGACTTCGCCTCCTACCACCGGCTCCTGGGCGAGGTCCACTGCGGCTCCAACGTGCGCAGGGAAGCGTTCGAGTTCAAGTGGTGGGACCTGGACTTGTGA
- the padi2 gene encoding protein-arginine deiminase type-2 isoform X2, producing the protein MIRPRTLRVDYDKTANVVCVVGSALHVTLNRSAPPNSAFFSVKCTPNIQCSIVPPIQATSHLSPISLDGKSLLLISMSSASQHENDSKLTVRYYGQDKEVLSNAILHLTAIEISLDVDADRDGVVEKNNPNKGSWKWGPDGLGAILLVNCDSERSYSKRLDTEVDYISKLSDLRDMSEMVLRTRGPAKLPAGYKLTMHISQGDAESVRVYRPRPRSYGNFLPGVSGGFTRVLTSQVLSGEVPYLGGVAETSFYVEGLRFPDKDFDGLVSINLSLLEPICRGLPETPIFTDTVVFRVAPWIMTPNTLKPVEVFVCSTSDNYGFLKGMKSLVAGSGYKLNICHEYMNRGDRWMQDELEFGYIEAPHHRFPVVLDSPRDGKLVDFPYNELLGPDFGYVTRVALRKDVSSLDSFGNLEVSPPVTVNGKAYPLGRIIIGVAFPTATKGRNMTKVVQDFLWAQKVQEPIALFSDWLVVGHVDEFMTFVPAPDRKGFRLLLASPDAGYKLFRGLKNNGHGQAKLFEGRSDQVPITVDDVLEDEAFQAENNYVQSCIDWNRDVLKRELGLDDADIIDLPILFKLEQDVDHEFRAVAFYPDMVNMIVLGQSLGIPKPFGPKVNDRCALEAEMCSLMEGLGLTCTFIDDFASYHRLLGEVHCGSNVRREAFEFKWWDLDL; encoded by the exons ATGATTCGCCCCCGCACTCTCAGAGTAGATTATGATAAAACTGCAAACGTCGTATGCGTGGTTGGCTCTGCTCTTcacgtgaccctgaacag GAGCGCGCCTCCCAACTCCGCATTCTTCTCAGTCAAATGCACCCCCAACATTCAGTGCAGCATCGTCCCGCCTATCCAGGCGACCTCTCACCTCTCCCCCATCTCCCTCGATGGAAAGTCATTGCTGCTCATCTCCATGAGCAGTGCCAGCCAACATGAGAACGACAGCAAG cTGACTGTCCGATACTACGGGCAGGATAAAGAAGTTTTGAGCAATGCCATCCTGCACCTGACGGCAATTG AGATCTCGCTCGACGTGGATGCCGACCGAGATGGCGTTGTggagaaaaacaaccccaataAG GGATCTTGGAAGTGGGGTCCCGATGGGCTTGGAGCCATCCTATTGGTCAACTGTGACTCGGAGAGAAGCTATTCCAAGAGACTCGACACGGAGGTGGACTACATCTCCAAGCTGTCAG ATCTGCGGGACATGTCCGAGATGGTGCTGCGGACGCGAGGCCCCGCCAAGCTCCCGGCGGGCTACAAGCTCACCATGCACATCTCTCAGGGAGATGCGGAGAGCGTCAGGGTGTACAGGCCCAGGCCTCGCTCCTACGGCAACTTCCTgc CCGGCGTATCGGGCGGCTTTACGAGAGTGCTGACCAGCCAGGTGTTGTCCGGCGAGGTGCCGTACCTCGGGGGTGTGGCCGAGACTAGCTTTTACGTGGAGGGTCTCAGGTTTCCGGACAAGGACTTTGACGGGCTCGTCAGTATCAACCTCAGCCTGCTGGAGCCCATTTGTAGA GGTCTTCCCGAGACCCCCATTTTCACCGACACCGTCGTGTTCCGAGTGGCGCCGTGGATCATGACGCCAAACACCCTGAAGCCTGTTGAGGTGTTTGTGtgcag CACGTCGGATAACTACGGCTTCCTGAAAGGAATGAAGAGTCTCGTGGCCGGCAGCGGCTACAAACTCAACATCTGTCACGAGTATATGAACAGAGGCGACCGCTGGATGCAA GATGAGCTGGAGTTTGGCTACATCGAAGCGCCGCATCACCGCTTTCCCGTGGTCCTGGATTCCCCCAGAGATGGAAAACTCGTGGACTTTCCGTACAATGAGCTACTG GGCCCCGACTTTGGCTACGTGACGAGAGTGGCCTTGAGGAAAGACGTGAGCAGTCTGGACTCGTTCGGCAATCTGGAGGTCAGTCCTCCCGTCACGGTCAACGGGAAAGCGTATCCGTTGGGAAGGATCATCATCGGCGTGGCATTTCCCAC AGCCACCAAAGGACGGAACATGACCAAAGTGGTTCAAGACTTCCTGTGGGCACAGAAGGTCCAAGAACCCATCGCCTTGTTTTCTGACTGGCTGGTTGTCGGCCACGTGGACGAATTCATGACGTTTGTTCCCGCGCCAGACAGGAAG GGCTTTCGGCTGCTGCTGGCCAGTCCAGATGCGGGCTACAAGCTATTCAGAGGCCTAAAGAACAACGGTCACGGACAGGCCAAACTCTTCGAGG GGCGGAGTGACCAAGTGCCAATCACAGTGGACGACGTACTTGAAGACGAAGCTTTCCAAGCTGAGAACAACTACGTTCAG AGCTGCATCGACTGGAACCGAGACGTGCTGAAGCGAGAGCTGGGCCTGGACGACGCCGACATCATCGACCTGCCCATCCTCTTCAAGTTGGAACAGGACGTTGACCACGAGTTCCGAGCCGTGGCCTTCTACCCCGACATG GTCAACATGATCGTGCTGGGGCAAAGCCTGGGCATTCCCAAGCCCTTCGGTCCCAAGGTGAACGACCGCTGCGCCCTGGAGGCGGAGATGTGCTCCCTGATGGAGGGCCTGGGACTCACCTGCACCTTCATCGACGACTTCGCCTCCTACCACCGGCTCCTGGGCGAGGTCCACTGCGGCTCCAACGTGCGCAGGGAAGCGTTCGAGTTCAAGTGGTGGGACCTGGACTTGTGA
- the padi2 gene encoding protein-arginine deiminase type-2 isoform X3, with protein sequence MFQQTSTIYSFDKKTHGQAEYQRTLRLDAESAQKVLYVRGTTLKANLGRSAPPNSAFFSVKCTPNIQCSIVPPIQATSHLSPISLDGKSLLLISMSSASQHENDSKLTVRYYGQDKEVLSNAILHLTAIEISLDVDADRDGVVEKNNPNKGSWKWGPDGLGAILLVNCDSERSYSKRLDTEVDYISKLSDLRDMSEMVLRTRGPAKLPAGYKLTMHISQGDAESVRVYRPRPRSYGNFLPGVSGGFTRVLTSQVLSGEVPYLGGVAETSFYVEGLRFPDKDFDGLVSINLSLLEPICRGLPETPIFTDTVVFRVAPWIMTPNTLKPVEVFVCSTSDNYGFLKGMKSLVAGSGYKLNICHEYMNRGDRWMQDELEFGYIEAPHHRFPVVLDSPRDGKLVDFPYNELLGPDFGYVTRVALRKDVSSLDSFGNLEVSPPVTVNGKAYPLGRIIIGVAFPTATKGRNMTKVVQDFLWAQKVQEPIALFSDWLVVGHVDEFMTFVPAPDRKGFRLLLASPDAGYKLFRGLKNNGHGQAKLFEGRSDQVPITVDDVLEDEAFQAENNYVQLHTTCNKEDENSSLLKANVKGALLYLNERRIFYLVIYDCIIVIILFLCTALPYSCGQ encoded by the exons ATGTTTCAACAAACCTCTACAATCTATTCTTTTGACAAGAAGACACACGGACAAGCAGAATATCAACGCACCCTTCGTTTGGACGCAGAAAGCGCCCAGAAAGTGCTGTATGTGCGGGGGACCACCTTGAAGGCGAACCTGGGCAG GAGCGCGCCTCCCAACTCCGCATTCTTCTCAGTCAAATGCACCCCCAACATTCAGTGCAGCATCGTCCCGCCTATCCAGGCGACCTCTCACCTCTCCCCCATCTCCCTCGATGGAAAGTCATTGCTGCTCATCTCCATGAGCAGTGCCAGCCAACATGAGAACGACAGCAAG cTGACTGTCCGATACTACGGGCAGGATAAAGAAGTTTTGAGCAATGCCATCCTGCACCTGACGGCAATTG AGATCTCGCTCGACGTGGATGCCGACCGAGATGGCGTTGTggagaaaaacaaccccaataAG GGATCTTGGAAGTGGGGTCCCGATGGGCTTGGAGCCATCCTATTGGTCAACTGTGACTCGGAGAGAAGCTATTCCAAGAGACTCGACACGGAGGTGGACTACATCTCCAAGCTGTCAG ATCTGCGGGACATGTCCGAGATGGTGCTGCGGACGCGAGGCCCCGCCAAGCTCCCGGCGGGCTACAAGCTCACCATGCACATCTCTCAGGGAGATGCGGAGAGCGTCAGGGTGTACAGGCCCAGGCCTCGCTCCTACGGCAACTTCCTgc CCGGCGTATCGGGCGGCTTTACGAGAGTGCTGACCAGCCAGGTGTTGTCCGGCGAGGTGCCGTACCTCGGGGGTGTGGCCGAGACTAGCTTTTACGTGGAGGGTCTCAGGTTTCCGGACAAGGACTTTGACGGGCTCGTCAGTATCAACCTCAGCCTGCTGGAGCCCATTTGTAGA GGTCTTCCCGAGACCCCCATTTTCACCGACACCGTCGTGTTCCGAGTGGCGCCGTGGATCATGACGCCAAACACCCTGAAGCCTGTTGAGGTGTTTGTGtgcag CACGTCGGATAACTACGGCTTCCTGAAAGGAATGAAGAGTCTCGTGGCCGGCAGCGGCTACAAACTCAACATCTGTCACGAGTATATGAACAGAGGCGACCGCTGGATGCAA GATGAGCTGGAGTTTGGCTACATCGAAGCGCCGCATCACCGCTTTCCCGTGGTCCTGGATTCCCCCAGAGATGGAAAACTCGTGGACTTTCCGTACAATGAGCTACTG GGCCCCGACTTTGGCTACGTGACGAGAGTGGCCTTGAGGAAAGACGTGAGCAGTCTGGACTCGTTCGGCAATCTGGAGGTCAGTCCTCCCGTCACGGTCAACGGGAAAGCGTATCCGTTGGGAAGGATCATCATCGGCGTGGCATTTCCCAC AGCCACCAAAGGACGGAACATGACCAAAGTGGTTCAAGACTTCCTGTGGGCACAGAAGGTCCAAGAACCCATCGCCTTGTTTTCTGACTGGCTGGTTGTCGGCCACGTGGACGAATTCATGACGTTTGTTCCCGCGCCAGACAGGAAG GGCTTTCGGCTGCTGCTGGCCAGTCCAGATGCGGGCTACAAGCTATTCAGAGGCCTAAAGAACAACGGTCACGGACAGGCCAAACTCTTCGAGG GGCGGAGTGACCAAGTGCCAATCACAGTGGACGACGTACTTGAAGACGAAGCTTTCCAAGCTGAGAACAACTACGTTCAG ctTCACACAACGTGCAACAAGGAGGACGAAAACTCCTCATTGCTAAAGGCCAATGTAAAGGGAGCGCTTCTATATTTGAATGAGAGAAGAATATTCTATTTAGTTATCTACGAttgtattattgtaattatCCTCTTTTTATGTACCGCACTTCCTTACAGCTGCGGTCAATGA
- the padi2 gene encoding protein-arginine deiminase type-2 isoform X4, whose product MFQQTSTIYSFDKKTHGQAEYQRTLRLDAESAQKVLYVRGTTLKANLGRSAPPNSAFFSVKCTPNIQCSIVPPIQATSHLSPISLDGKSLLLISMSSASQHENDSKLTVRYYGQDKEVLSNAILHLTAIEISLDVDADRDGVVEKNNPNKGSWKWGPDGLGAILLVNCDSERSYSKRLDTEVDYISKLSDLRDMSEMVLRTRGPAKLPAGYKLTMHISQGDAESVRVYRPRPRSYGNFLPGVSGGFTRVLTSQVLSGEVPYLGGVAETSFYVEGLRFPDKDFDGLVSINLSLLEPICRGLPETPIFTDTVVFRVAPWIMTPNTLKPVEVFVCSTSDNYGFLKGMKSLVAGSGYKLNICHEYMNRGDRWMQDELEFGYIEAPHHRFPVVLDSPRDGKLVDFPYNELLGPDFGYVTRVALRKDVSSLDSFGNLEVSPPVTVNGKAYPLGRIIIGVAFPTATKGRNMTKVVQDFLWAQKVQEPIALFSDWLVVGHVDEFMTFVPAPDRKGFRLLLASPDAGYKLFRGLKNNGHGQAKLFEGRSDQVPITVDDVLEDEAFQAENNYVQLHTTCNKEDENSSLLKANLRSMRR is encoded by the exons ATGTTTCAACAAACCTCTACAATCTATTCTTTTGACAAGAAGACACACGGACAAGCAGAATATCAACGCACCCTTCGTTTGGACGCAGAAAGCGCCCAGAAAGTGCTGTATGTGCGGGGGACCACCTTGAAGGCGAACCTGGGCAG GAGCGCGCCTCCCAACTCCGCATTCTTCTCAGTCAAATGCACCCCCAACATTCAGTGCAGCATCGTCCCGCCTATCCAGGCGACCTCTCACCTCTCCCCCATCTCCCTCGATGGAAAGTCATTGCTGCTCATCTCCATGAGCAGTGCCAGCCAACATGAGAACGACAGCAAG cTGACTGTCCGATACTACGGGCAGGATAAAGAAGTTTTGAGCAATGCCATCCTGCACCTGACGGCAATTG AGATCTCGCTCGACGTGGATGCCGACCGAGATGGCGTTGTggagaaaaacaaccccaataAG GGATCTTGGAAGTGGGGTCCCGATGGGCTTGGAGCCATCCTATTGGTCAACTGTGACTCGGAGAGAAGCTATTCCAAGAGACTCGACACGGAGGTGGACTACATCTCCAAGCTGTCAG ATCTGCGGGACATGTCCGAGATGGTGCTGCGGACGCGAGGCCCCGCCAAGCTCCCGGCGGGCTACAAGCTCACCATGCACATCTCTCAGGGAGATGCGGAGAGCGTCAGGGTGTACAGGCCCAGGCCTCGCTCCTACGGCAACTTCCTgc CCGGCGTATCGGGCGGCTTTACGAGAGTGCTGACCAGCCAGGTGTTGTCCGGCGAGGTGCCGTACCTCGGGGGTGTGGCCGAGACTAGCTTTTACGTGGAGGGTCTCAGGTTTCCGGACAAGGACTTTGACGGGCTCGTCAGTATCAACCTCAGCCTGCTGGAGCCCATTTGTAGA GGTCTTCCCGAGACCCCCATTTTCACCGACACCGTCGTGTTCCGAGTGGCGCCGTGGATCATGACGCCAAACACCCTGAAGCCTGTTGAGGTGTTTGTGtgcag CACGTCGGATAACTACGGCTTCCTGAAAGGAATGAAGAGTCTCGTGGCCGGCAGCGGCTACAAACTCAACATCTGTCACGAGTATATGAACAGAGGCGACCGCTGGATGCAA GATGAGCTGGAGTTTGGCTACATCGAAGCGCCGCATCACCGCTTTCCCGTGGTCCTGGATTCCCCCAGAGATGGAAAACTCGTGGACTTTCCGTACAATGAGCTACTG GGCCCCGACTTTGGCTACGTGACGAGAGTGGCCTTGAGGAAAGACGTGAGCAGTCTGGACTCGTTCGGCAATCTGGAGGTCAGTCCTCCCGTCACGGTCAACGGGAAAGCGTATCCGTTGGGAAGGATCATCATCGGCGTGGCATTTCCCAC AGCCACCAAAGGACGGAACATGACCAAAGTGGTTCAAGACTTCCTGTGGGCACAGAAGGTCCAAGAACCCATCGCCTTGTTTTCTGACTGGCTGGTTGTCGGCCACGTGGACGAATTCATGACGTTTGTTCCCGCGCCAGACAGGAAG GGCTTTCGGCTGCTGCTGGCCAGTCCAGATGCGGGCTACAAGCTATTCAGAGGCCTAAAGAACAACGGTCACGGACAGGCCAAACTCTTCGAGG GGCGGAGTGACCAAGTGCCAATCACAGTGGACGACGTACTTGAAGACGAAGCTTTCCAAGCTGAGAACAACTACGTTCAG ctTCACACAACGTGCAACAAGGAGGACGAAAACTCCTCATTGCTAAAGGCCAAT CTGCGGTCAATGAGAAGGTGA